DNA sequence from the Candidatus Equadaptatus faecalis genome:
TGCGCGAGCGACCGCGTGCTGCTGAACCTGAACGTGCAAGGCTGGACAGGCGTGCAGCGCGGTATCAGCGGCGGCGCAGGCGCGACGATTAAGTTCTGATGCCCCGCAAGAAAGGCTTTCCTCTTGAACAGAGAGGATCTTACGCATAATGAGTTGCACCTCGTCAGCTTCGGCTGGCGGGGTGTTTCTCTTTTCTCTGCCCGCGCCAAGAAAAAACGATAATATGACAAAGAAAAACCTTGACTCCCCCCCGATACTCTAAAATGCAAAGCGTTGAGTTGCAATAACTTACAATGCAACAATAAATAAAACCTCTAATTCTTTAACTTTTAAGGACTTATGAAAAAGACTTTATTCGCTCTGCTGGCTCTCGCTACGATGATGCCCGCTATAGCCTTCGCCGAAATGGGGAATCTTATCGTTAGCGGGAACTGGAATTTTGGCTTTGGAACAGCTGACATCTATAACAACGATAAAGTTTTAGACAACTATTCCTTCTATATACTTGTGCGAGAGAATACAACTGCTTCCTTGGTTTCCTCCGCAATACAGGAGCAGACACTCTCCGAATTCCTTGCCGATGCAGGGCAACGATACGAATTTAACGAAACAAGCTACGATACCATCAATTGTGGTTTTTACGGCGATTCAGGTTTGTCCCGCGATATTTCCGCCTCAGACACTTGGGGCATTTCAGTTTACCAAAACGGAGACAAGGCTCTGTTTCAGGTGCGTGAAGTCTATGATTTTTGGGTGGAGAATAACGACATGTTAGCGTATTCCGATTATAACATTCCCTACACCTCCTTCAAGTCAGACTCCCCCGCCGTCCCCGAACCCGCCACGGCAACCCTCTCTCTGCTGGCTCTGGCTGGCTTGGCTACCCGCCGTAAGCGCAAGTAAATTTCCCTAAAATATAAAGAGTTGCGCTCCGTTGGCTTTGGCTGGCGGGGCGTTTCTCTTTTGGGCTGTACTCGGCAATCAGCAACGGCAGCCTTGGTGTAGGCAAGCAACTTTTGTTAGCTTGTCATACACTTTTCCTTGAACGCCCCGCCGAGGCATGCTAAAACAGAACCCTATGCAAATGCCATACAGAAACGCGTTGTTAGGGTGCATCCTTGCCGGGGCGAGCGCGTTGCCTCTTTCTGCGAGCTTGGACATCAGCAAAACGGGCATAAACGAGGCATCCGTCAACATACGAGACGAGATATTGACCGTCTCCGCTGTGATGCAGGAAGTAACCTACTATCAACATTACA
Encoded proteins:
- a CDS encoding PEP-CTERM sorting domain-containing protein (PEP-CTERM proteins occur, often in large numbers, in the proteomes of bacteria that also encode an exosortase, a predicted intramembrane cysteine proteinase. The presence of a PEP-CTERM domain at a protein's C-terminus predicts cleavage within the sorting domain, followed by covalent anchoring to some some component of the (usually Gram-negative) cell surface. Many PEP-CTERM proteins exhibit an unusual sequence composition that includes large numbers of potential glycosylation sites. Expression of one such protein has been shown restore the ability of a bacterium to form floc, a type of biofilm.), with translation MKKTLFALLALATMMPAIAFAEMGNLIVSGNWNFGFGTADIYNNDKVLDNYSFYILVRENTTASLVSSAIQEQTLSEFLADAGQRYEFNETSYDTINCGFYGDSGLSRDISASDTWGISVYQNGDKALFQVREVYDFWVENNDMLAYSDYNIPYTSFKSDSPAVPEPATATLSLLALAGLATRRKRK